AAAGATCAATTGTTCTTAGACATTACCGGTAGAAATGACTGGTCTTCTGCCCTGGTTTACACTAACGGAACCGGCTCAAATTCCTACTTCTACCCTTCTGTATCTAGTTCCTGGCTTTTAAGCGAAACTTTTAAAACGCCAGACTGGGTAACTTTTGGAAAATTAAGAGCTTCCTGGGCGCAGGTAGGTAGCGACACAGACCCGTATGTAATAAATCCCGGATACGCTATTGGCAGATATGAAATGAATGACGGCAATTTTGTTTATAATAATTCAATATCAAAAACTCTTGTTAACCGAGAACTTATTCCAGAACGTAAAAACTCGTATGAATTTGGCCTTGATGCCCGTTTTTTAAACAATCGTCTAGGTGTTGATTTTGCATATTACAATGAGACTATTAAAAACCAAATTGGTAATGTTCCGGTAAATGCTGAAGCGGGTTACACTCAATATTTAACTAACATAGGTACCTTAAGTAATTATGGGGTTGAATTAAGTCTTTATGGTTCTCCTGTAAAAACTCAGAATTTTGAATGGAATGCAACTTTCAATTACTGGAATAATACCACAAAAGTTAAAGATCTTGATGATGCCTTCGGAGGTTTCAAAACATTAGGCGGCGATATCAGCTACGGAAACTTTAGAATAGGCTCTGTTGCCTTTGAAGATGGCGAATATGGTGTGTTAATGTCTGATAGTGCTATAAAGACGTGGCAATCTGTAGACGACGCCGGTAATCCCATAGACGATCCGCGTAACGGAATGAAACTACTTACCTATAGTGACTCAAGACGTGGCGCTTATTATCAACGCAGTGGGACAGTAGAAAAGGTAGGTAAGGTTCAGCCAGATTTTGAAGGTTCATTAAGCAATGAATTCACCTATAAAGGTGTATCTCTTTCTGTATTATTAGATGCTAGATATGGTGGCCACATCGCATCGTATTCAAGCAGATATGGTACTGCTTATGGATATCTTGATTCTTCTCTAAGAGGTAGAGATGAAGCAAATGGTGGAGTTAGCTGGACTTCTCAATATTCAGATATTGAAGGACGCACCTATTCTGATGGTATCATCCCGGAAGGTATTTTTCAAGAAGGTCAAATGATTACCGCTCCTAGTGGTGAGAGCGTTAATGTAGGCGGCATGACGTATCAGGAAGCTTACGACCAGGGATTAGTAGAACCCACTCATGCCAGTTTCTATAATTATTTCACAAACTCATGGGGTCAGGGAGTTGTTAACGACAATTGGTTTAAAGAGGTAAAATATATCGCTATAAGAAATATTTCTTTAGGATATAACCTGCCAAAAAGTATAAGCGACAAGTTAAATGCACGCAATCTTTATATAGGTGTTAATGCACGAAACTTAGGCTACATATATAATTCTTTACCTAACAATATTAACCCGGAAAGTTTTAGAGGTACAGGAAGTGCAGATTCGTTTAGAGAGCGCTCATTTACTCCGTATACAGCAAGTTACACCATGACGATTTCTCTAGATTTTTAATTTAACAGAAAGAAAAAATGAAAAAAACGATAAACATATTTTTAATTCTACTACTGGTATTTGTCTCTGCGTGCGATAAAGACAGTTTTGCTGAATTAAATAGCGACCCATCGGCATTATCAGATCCTGATTTGCGATTCTCGATGACTAAAGCAGTAGAACAGATGTATGGCGACGATTACCTCATCTGGTTCTATGATAATTTTGATTATGCGTACCCGTGGTCACAAGTAGCAACTGCTACCGGAAGTGGTGCAAATTCTGAAGCTATTTTTGAAATGGGACCTGTTGCAGACCGCCTATATATATACCGCGAGGTGATACCTAATACCAGAGATATTAGAGCTCAAATAGAGGCATTAAGCGAGGAAGAGCAAGAAGCAAGAAGAGCGTTAAAAGCAATGACCTACCCGGTTCAAATCTTTCCGTCTATGCTGTATTCAGACCTTTATGGCTCTATGATTTACACACAAGCCGGTTTAGCTCCCTATACTTCGCCTCCACTATTTAATCCTGAATTTGATACACAAGAAGAATTATATACAATATGGCTTGAAGAATTAGATATGGCTATTGAAGATTTAAGTGCTTCTAATCAATTTGAAATAGGTGACAATGACGTGATTTATGGCGGAGATTATGCAAAATGGGCAAAATTTTGCAATCTGCTTAAATTAAAAATTGCAGCACGTATGATCAATACAGATCGTGCAAAAGCATTAGCTATAGCAGAAGAGGTAGCAAACTCTCCTGCAGGTTATATGGATGATTTGAGTGATGATTTTATCTATCAACGTGATATTAATTACAGAGGTACCGGTAATCCTATGGGCGCAGGTGCAGGATCTATAGAGCTTATAGATTTTATGGTTGCTAATAAAGACCCTAGAGTTAAAGTGCTTTTTGATAAAAACTCATTTAACGGTGAGGTGATACAGGCATTTATTGATGCAGGACAGGATTTACCTCCTTATGTTGAGCAGTATGTGGTATTAGATGCAGCCGGCAATTTTGAGGGATGGTCTGGACCGGGTGAGCCCTGGGTGCGCTATTTTGGAGTACCGTTATCTCCAGATGCTGCTTTTATAGGTGCAAATGATGTTTATTTTAATCAAGGAATTAACAATAGAGTTAATCTTAACGGAGCTGAAAAAACCTATACATCTACTTCAAATTTTGCAGAGCGTATAACTCGTACAGGATATGGCTTTACCTACCCTACTAAACCAAATGGTCGTGTGTTACAACGCAACGATAACTTTCCTCCTTTAAAAGTGATTTTAGGATCATCTGCTGAGACTAATTTATATCTGGCAGAATTTAAACTTCTGGGAGCAAACATTCCGGGAGATGCACAGGACTATTTAAACCGCGGCGTTGAGTTTTCTGCACGTGTATTAGATATGCTTGCTGAAAACAATGGTTTTCCATACTATGACGAAGACCCTGTTTATATGGATGCAGCATTAGCTGAAGCTGGCGCAACAAAACTAAGAGATGAAGAGATCGCTAACTTATTACTTCAGCCTGCATATGATTTGAGTACAGACGGTTTAGAAAAAGTGTACATACAACAATACATAAATTTTGCGGCGATGCCCGGTGATTTATGGACAACTGTAAGAAGATCTGGAATTCCTAAAACTGCAAGTACAATTCTGCCCAGAGACCCATTCTTAACCGGCGGCTCTTCTGCAACAGTACCGCGCCGTTTTACTGTGAGAACTCCTACTGAAGACAACAGTAATTACAACAACTACAACAACGCATATATGGAACAAGGCTTTACAACGGGATCTAATGACCCGCAAGTCTTAAACACAGAGCGTTTGTGGTTTGATAAACAAAACCCTAATTATGGTGCAGGACCTAAACAATAGGTTTTAAATACTAATTCTAACGGGTCATTTAACAGTGACCCGTTTTTAATTTAAATACATAGATAATGAAATTTAGCTGGCTTTTATTCAGTTTACTCGCGGTAACTTCTTTGTCATTTGCCCAGAATCAACAAGGTAACATCGTTCAATATTTTGGTAAAGAAAAAGTAGAGGACGTCAACGAAGGTGAGATCCTGCATTTATTTACTGAAGGATTAATTTTAAAAAAACAAGGATTTGCGTTTAATAATGATGCCGTTTCAAGTGATCCCGTATTCGCACAAATACTCAACAAAAAGGTAAATACACCAATAGCAGAAATCAAAATAATTGATGCTTTTTCTGGTAAAACTCTTGAGTGGGAACCCCTAAAAACACAAGAGAAAAATGAATTTGCTGATCGCGGTTTGCGCTCTGGGTATTTATATCTAGAATATAATTCAGAAACCGAGCAAACTGTACTTTTTGAAGCATCAGGACATACTAATGTTTTAATTAATGGCTTACCTCATGAGGGTGATCACTATGATTTTGGATGGAATTTAATACCTGTAAAACTCAATAAAGGCAAAAATGAATTTGTGCTTTCTGGCGGGCGATTTGCTACAATGCGTGCCAGACTCTTAAAGGCAGATCAACCTATTCAATTTACTAAAAGAGATCTCACACTTCCAGACCTTTTAATTGAAGAGTCTAAACCTGTATATGGTGCAATTAGGGTAATGAACACAACAGATGACTGGTTTAAAAACGGAAAGATTCACGTAAAAATAGGGGATGCTGAGATTAGCTCTCAGGTTCCTAACATCTCACCGCTCATCGTTAGAAAAGTCCCATTTAAAATAGCAATTCCTAAAAATTTAGCACAACAGGAAACTGTAAATGCTGTAATTACATTAATGGATAAGTCTGGAAAAACACTAAGTACAGATACGTTAGAACTTGCTGTAAAATCAAAGTATAAGCATCATAAAAACACGTTTATAAGTCAGGTAGATGGCAGTGTTCAATATTACAGTTTAGCACCTTCTCTTACTAAAGATACAGACAATCAGGCCTTGTTTTTCTCTGTTCATGGGGCTTCTGTAGAAGCGGTGAATCAAGCCAATGCTTATAAGCAGAAAGACTGGGGACATCTTGTGGCACCTACTAACCGCAGACCTTATGGTTTTGCCTGGGAAGACTGGGGTAGACTTGATGCCTTGGAAGTTCTTGATGAAGCAGAAAAATTACTTAAAACAGATAAACAACATACGTATTTAACCGGCCATTCTATGGGCGGTCACGGCACCTGGTATCTTGGTGCGACCTATCCAGATCGCTTTGCTGCTATTGCTCCTTGTGCGGGTTATCCTGATCTTCTGCTATACCGCAACAATTCTATAGAACGTATGAGAGAAATGCCGGCAGAAAGTTTTGACCGTTTTGGTATGACTAAAGATGACTTTTTGAAAAAAGCGACATTAACATTTAACAATGATATAGATGCCCACTTAGACAGTATCATTCGTAGAGCAGGCAATCCCAGCCGTACACTAAAATTAAAACGCAATTATCTGCATTATGGGGTTTATATTTTACACGGAGAAAAAGACAATGTAGTTCCTACATCAATAGCCCGCGATATGCGTGCGCAGCTAGGCTCTTATCATAACGACTTCTCGTATTATGAATATCCTGACGGAACACACTGGTATGGTGACGAGAGTGTAGATTATCCCTTGCTTTTTGATTTCTTTAAAGCCCGAAAAATAAAGGCTTCAGAAGATATTGATGAGATTGAGTTTTCAACGGGTTCTCCCGGAGTTTCTGCCGGTTCTCATTATGTTAGTATTCTTCAGCAGAAAAAACCCTTTGAAATAAGTTCATTTAAATTGAAAAAAGAAGACGGCAAACTAAATATTACAACAATAAACACAGCCGTACTGCGCATAGATTTACAGAATGCAGCAATAACAAATGATACATTAGCTATCGATAATCAGCAATTAACTTTCCCCTCTAAAGAAACAATCTATTTAGAGAATAATTTAGGAACATGGGCTCGTATCAAGGCTCCTCAAGCTAGTGAAAAAGGGCCTCACCGAAATGGCGGATTCAAAGATGCCTTTAGAAATAATATGGTTTTTGTTTATGCCTCTAACGGTTCTAATGAGGAGAATAAATGGTATTATAACCGGGCTAAATTTGATGCTGAAAAATTCTGGTACCGTGCAAATGGTTCTGTAGAACTTGTAAAAGATCGTGATTTTAAAGCAAGTAATTATCCTGATCAGAACATAATTATCTACGGAAACAAAAGCAATAATACAACCTGGAACAAACTTTTGAAAGACAGCCCCATTCAGGTTTCAACAAATAAAATTGAGATGGGTTCAAAATCGCTTACTGGTGATTCCTGGGGTGCACTATTTATTTATCCCAGAACAGATAGCGCTATTGCAAGTATAGGTGTTGTAACAGCTACAGGTGTTGAAGGTATGAAAGCGGCATATGCCAATGACTATCTTGAAAACGGAACCACCTTTCCAGACGTTTTAATATTTGACAATACTATGCTTTCAAAAGGAATTGAAGGTGTTAAAGCCAGTGGTTTCTTTGGCAATGACTGGTCTGTTGACAAAGGAGATTTTATCTGGAGAAATTAAATTAAAAAAGCTGAGTTCATAAAAGGATTCCTTGTTATGAACTCAGCTATAAAACTTTATTAAATAAAGGTGTTAGTCTCTTGTAATATCAATTACGTCAAACTTCATAGTCCCGTTAGGAACGCTAATTTCTGCAACATCCCCTACTTTTTTACCTAATAAACCTTTACCAATAGGAGAATCAACCGAAATTTTCCCGGTTTTTAAGTCGGCTTCGCTTTGAGCTACTAACTTATATTTCATTTCCATTCCGTTTACCTGATTTTTAATCGTAACCGTAGAATGTACTAATGCTTTTGAAGTATCTAATTGTGATTCATCTATAATACGTGCATTAGCAACAATTTCTTCCATCTTAGAAATACGCATTTCAAGCATTCCCTGTGCTTCCTTAGCTGCGTCATATTCTGCATTCTCACTTAAATCACCTTTATCTCTCGCTTCTGCAATTGCTTGTGAGGATTTAGGACGCTCTACATCTTTCAAATGATTAAGTTCGTCTCTTAATTTCTTTAATCCTTCTTCTGTATAGTATGCTACCTTACTCATAACTTCATTTATTAAATACAATGTAATCTGCGTATCTTCGTTTTATCATTTGGCTGTTCACAGCATAATGTATGCGCAGTGCTATAAACACAAAAAATCCCATCAAAAACGGGATTATCTGTTGCTAATATACGAATTTATTAATTCTTACTTTTAAAATCTTATAAATTGACAATTCATCTTTTATCAAAAATGTTCAATAAAATCTCAGCTATTTTAATTCTTTCCGTTGCTTTTCTCTCCTGCAGCACAGATGATAATCGTACTAATAACCCCAATATAAATCCCATATCATTTACTATAAGTTTAAACACAAATTTACCAGAATACAGCGTTTTGCAGTTTCCCGGCAATGCGGTGTTTGTTGCTAATGCCGGAGTACGGGGTATTTTTGTAATTAATACTGGTGCAGGAGTGCGTGCCTGGGAAGCTACAGATCCCAATCACGTACCTAATGAGTGTTCTACTATGATTTTAAATGGAGTTGAAGCTAAATGTTCTTGTGAAGAAAACACCTATACACTTTATACCGGGCAGGATCTTGGCAAACAACTACCTTATACACTTATAGAATACCGGGTTTCGCAGAGCGGAAGTGGAATTAATGTTTCTAATTAAAATAAAAACAGCCGGCAGATGCCGGCTGTAAAGCAACGCTATGAGTCCCCTAAAACCTAATCGTTGCTCCTATTAAAAAATTAATTCCTGCCTGCGGATAATATCCCGTCCCTTCAACTGTAGTTATGGTTCCCGGGTTTGTAAAGTCATCATCATACGTAAAGAAATATCCGTTTGAAACATACTTTTTATCAAATATGTTATTTACTAAAGCGGTTAGCGTTATAGATTTTGCAAAACCTATTTCCTCCAGATCATACTGCACATTAAAATCATTTATAAAATAGGCATCTAGCTTAGAACTTTCTGCGTCTATATTACCAAGGTATTGCTCACCTACATATTTAGAAAGTAACGACAATCTCAAACTTTTTAAAGGAAAAACATCTAAACGATTTCCTGCTATAACATTTGGTGAATAAGAAATATTTGTATTTCCTAAATTTTGTAGAACACCATCTCTCTCAAAAAGAAAATCTCTGTTTTTATTTGTGCTTAAGGCAATGTTAGGGGATACCGCGAGAATACCAGGTATAAGCTCTACAGTAGCCTCCACTTCTAATCCCAATCGATAACTTGAACCGCTGTTTTGACGTATGGGAGCACCCACATCGTCAATTGCACCTGTTAATACAAGCTGATTACGATAATCCATATAATACAGGTTTGCATAAATACGAGCTCGCTCCTGAGTAAAGCGATAGCCTAATTCAAAATCATTTAAAGTTTCGGGTATGGGATTTCCATTTTCAAAATCTGTGCGATTGGGTTCTCGGTTTGCGCGCGCATAAGATGCATAAACCTTGTTTGAGGCATCAAGACTAACTGTTAATCCTGCTTTAGGATTAAAAAATGAAAACTTTTTATCAATGATAAATTCTTCCCTGTCATCATTTAAACCATCTGTTTGGTAGGATATAAACCTACGTTGTAAATCTCCAAACACACTCCAGGTATCGTCTATACGCCACGTAGCCTTAGCAAATGTGGTAAACTCATTTTTATCTGCTGTCCCAAAATAATAACGGTAACCCGGTTCTTCAGTTTGTGAAAAATACCGAGCCCACGTGATTTCACCGTAGTGATCACCGCTGTATATACTACCAAAAACCCCGGCATCAAAATCGATGTTTTCGTCTGAATAATTAGTAGTTAAATTAGCTACATAATAACGATTATCTAACCAGCGACGACGTACTAAATCAGTATCGGTTTGTAAAGAACCCTCAACTTCATACGGCTCCCAGCCTATAAAGTCAAAAGTAGCATCATCACTAAAATTGACATTTGCGTAATACCACGAGTCTACATATTCTTCAAAAAAGCCACGTCCCATTGTATAGTTTAAACTGAGATTTGTTGACCAGCCGCCGCCGTATTTTTGATTCCATAATATCTGAAGATGGTCTTGCTTATAATTATCTACCTGATTGTCATAAAAGCCTTGCAGGTTTCCGGCATCATCGTATTGAAAGCCTATAGGGTTAAAGGTTCTGTCTGTTGCCAGTGTTTCGGCATCTATACCATTCCACGATTGATAAGTAACCTCAGCACCTCCAAAACCTATAACCTTAATTAAAGTATTTTCGTCGCGATAGCCTCCCTGTAAATAATAAGATTTTAAATCTGAGCTAGCACGGTCAACGTAACCGTCTGATTTAATAGTTGATAATCTTCCCGAAAAGCTAAAGTGATCACCTATAAGACCTGTACCAAATTTTACATTGGCTCTACGAGTATTAAATGATCCTCCCGAAGCACTAACTTCGGCGTATGCCTTATTATCTAT
The sequence above is a segment of the Leeuwenhoekiella sp. MAR_2009_132 genome. Coding sequences within it:
- a CDS encoding SusD/RagB family nutrient-binding outer membrane lipoprotein gives rise to the protein MKKTINIFLILLLVFVSACDKDSFAELNSDPSALSDPDLRFSMTKAVEQMYGDDYLIWFYDNFDYAYPWSQVATATGSGANSEAIFEMGPVADRLYIYREVIPNTRDIRAQIEALSEEEQEARRALKAMTYPVQIFPSMLYSDLYGSMIYTQAGLAPYTSPPLFNPEFDTQEELYTIWLEELDMAIEDLSASNQFEIGDNDVIYGGDYAKWAKFCNLLKLKIAARMINTDRAKALAIAEEVANSPAGYMDDLSDDFIYQRDINYRGTGNPMGAGAGSIELIDFMVANKDPRVKVLFDKNSFNGEVIQAFIDAGQDLPPYVEQYVVLDAAGNFEGWSGPGEPWVRYFGVPLSPDAAFIGANDVYFNQGINNRVNLNGAEKTYTSTSNFAERITRTGYGFTYPTKPNGRVLQRNDNFPPLKVILGSSAETNLYLAEFKLLGANIPGDAQDYLNRGVEFSARVLDMLAENNGFPYYDEDPVYMDAALAEAGATKLRDEEIANLLLQPAYDLSTDGLEKVYIQQYINFAAMPGDLWTTVRRSGIPKTASTILPRDPFLTGGSSATVPRRFTVRTPTEDNSNYNNYNNAYMEQGFTTGSNDPQVLNTERLWFDKQNPNYGAGPKQ
- a CDS encoding alpha/beta fold hydrolase: MKFSWLLFSLLAVTSLSFAQNQQGNIVQYFGKEKVEDVNEGEILHLFTEGLILKKQGFAFNNDAVSSDPVFAQILNKKVNTPIAEIKIIDAFSGKTLEWEPLKTQEKNEFADRGLRSGYLYLEYNSETEQTVLFEASGHTNVLINGLPHEGDHYDFGWNLIPVKLNKGKNEFVLSGGRFATMRARLLKADQPIQFTKRDLTLPDLLIEESKPVYGAIRVMNTTDDWFKNGKIHVKIGDAEISSQVPNISPLIVRKVPFKIAIPKNLAQQETVNAVITLMDKSGKTLSTDTLELAVKSKYKHHKNTFISQVDGSVQYYSLAPSLTKDTDNQALFFSVHGASVEAVNQANAYKQKDWGHLVAPTNRRPYGFAWEDWGRLDALEVLDEAEKLLKTDKQHTYLTGHSMGGHGTWYLGATYPDRFAAIAPCAGYPDLLLYRNNSIERMREMPAESFDRFGMTKDDFLKKATLTFNNDIDAHLDSIIRRAGNPSRTLKLKRNYLHYGVYILHGEKDNVVPTSIARDMRAQLGSYHNDFSYYEYPDGTHWYGDESVDYPLLFDFFKARKIKASEDIDEIEFSTGSPGVSAGSHYVSILQQKKPFEISSFKLKKEDGKLNITTINTAVLRIDLQNAAITNDTLAIDNQQLTFPSKETIYLENNLGTWARIKAPQASEKGPHRNGGFKDAFRNNMVFVYASNGSNEENKWYYNRAKFDAEKFWYRANGSVELVKDRDFKASNYPDQNIIIYGNKSNNTTWNKLLKDSPIQVSTNKIEMGSKSLTGDSWGALFIYPRTDSAIASIGVVTATGVEGMKAAYANDYLENGTTFPDVLIFDNTMLSKGIEGVKASGFFGNDWSVDKGDFIWRN
- the greA gene encoding transcription elongation factor GreA, which codes for MSKVAYYTEEGLKKLRDELNHLKDVERPKSSQAIAEARDKGDLSENAEYDAAKEAQGMLEMRISKMEEIVANARIIDESQLDTSKALVHSTVTIKNQVNGMEMKYKLVAQSEADLKTGKISVDSPIGKGLLGKKVGDVAEISVPNGTMKFDVIDITRD
- a CDS encoding TonB-dependent receptor, which translates into the protein MKTLLFVCVASITTWGALAQQKPSDTTSVNTLNEVLVKSVRVNADSPITFSNLSKEEINQRNLGQDLPILLNFLPSVVTTSDAGAGVGYTGFRVRGTGNQGINVTINGIPYNDSESLTTFFVNLQDFSSSVQSLQLQRGVGTSTNGAGAFGASLNILTEAIDNKAYAEVSASGGSFNTRRANVKFGTGLIGDHFSFSGRLSTIKSDGYVDRASSDLKSYYLQGGYRDENTLIKVIGFGGAEVTYQSWNGIDAETLATDRTFNPIGFQYDDAGNLQGFYDNQVDNYKQDHLQILWNQKYGGGWSTNLSLNYTMGRGFFEEYVDSWYYANVNFSDDATFDFIGWEPYEVEGSLQTDTDLVRRRWLDNRYYVANLTTNYSDENIDFDAGVFGSIYSGDHYGEITWARYFSQTEEPGYRYYFGTADKNEFTTFAKATWRIDDTWSVFGDLQRRFISYQTDGLNDDREEFIIDKKFSFFNPKAGLTVSLDASNKVYASYARANREPNRTDFENGNPIPETLNDFELGYRFTQERARIYANLYYMDYRNQLVLTGAIDDVGAPIRQNSGSSYRLGLEVEATVELIPGILAVSPNIALSTNKNRDFLFERDGVLQNLGNTNISYSPNVIAGNRLDVFPLKSLRLSLLSKYVGEQYLGNIDAESSKLDAYFINDFNVQYDLEEIGFAKSITLTALVNNIFDKKYVSNGYFFTYDDDFTNPGTITTVEGTGYYPQAGINFLIGATIRF